The nucleotide sequence CATTACGAGTAAAATCAAGAGATAAATTCCAAAGAGTTAGCTTGATTCTCTTTGCACACACATAATTATTGCTTGAGTAAATATCAGATATTGATATGTCAATGTGTATACCGTCTTCAGTTTTAATTATGATTTTAGGTTTTTCTTCTGATGTGCTAGTTTGACTTAGGTTATAAAATTCGATTTTAAAGTCGTATTTGATAAGCCTGAGATCCATTTTCTTATCCTTTATATACATTAAATGTTTTAAGAACTTCTAATGTGAGACTAATTTCAACCTCATCAAGGTATACTGTGTCTTTAAGGGTAAGAGATGTAATTGCAACTATGCTTCTAAACCCTAGAGTTGGGCTGTAGAGGCTAAATGGTACACTCTCTTGAACTCTGTTAACCAGTTGTTGTTTTGCTAAATTACTAGTATGAGGAAAAATTAACTTTCCAAAAGCCGTACTGGTTGAAAAATTAAGCAGTTCCTTATAAGCACTAGTTAATACAGCATTATTTAGTGTGATAACTTCGCCAGTAAAAGTTGGATTGTAGCTTACATATTCAGCTTTACGTGTATAATAGTCAATTACAGGACGTTTTGAACATGTTGTGGTGTAAGTTGTGCTAATTAGTTCACTTTTAGGTAAAATGAAGAACCCTTGAGGGACATATCCAAGTCCTTTAAAGTCCATCCTTGGACATAAACTTAAGAAATTATATGCCATAAACACAGTAGAGATTTCATTAAATGTTTCTTTAAGAATATTTGTTATTTGTGATGGTGTAAGATTTAAAGGGTCTAGG is from Borrelia puertoricensis and encodes:
- a CDS encoding DUF792 family protein; the encoded protein is MISQITTDFTYKYKDTAPLKATLDPLNLTPSQITNILKETFNEISTVFMAYNFLSLCPRMDFKGLGYVPQGFFILPKSELISTTYTTTCSKRPVIDYYTRKAEYVSYNPTFTGEVITLNNAVLTSAYKELLNFSTSTAFGKLIFPHTSNLAKQQLVNRVQESVPFSLYSPTLGFRSIVAITSLTLKDTVYLDEVEISLTLEVLKTFNVYKG